Proteins encoded within one genomic window of Acidithiobacillus sp. AMEEHan:
- the mtnB gene encoding methylthioribulose 1-phosphate dehydratase: MMDLRAELAAAARDFYGRGWMLGTAGNLSARREDGFWITASGRPKDRLQQEDFVALDLDGRVLEAVAGRRPSAESSIHRVIYRHFPEARVIFHVHSVEANICGNFARDGRLRLPPLEMLKGLGIPDAEPRVDLPVFANHVEVAQIAADMDTAFAREKPAVPGALIHLHGMTAWGRDFDAARHHLELFEYCFRYLSLARLHGLGGES; the protein is encoded by the coding sequence ATGATGGATCTACGCGCGGAATTAGCCGCTGCCGCCCGGGATTTCTATGGCCGCGGCTGGATGCTGGGGACGGCGGGCAACCTCTCGGCACGCCGCGAGGACGGGTTTTGGATCACCGCCAGCGGTCGCCCCAAGGATCGCCTGCAGCAGGAAGACTTCGTCGCCCTCGATCTCGATGGCCGGGTACTCGAGGCGGTGGCGGGTCGTCGGCCTTCTGCCGAAAGTAGCATCCATCGGGTCATCTATCGCCACTTTCCCGAGGCGCGAGTGATTTTTCACGTCCATTCGGTAGAGGCAAACATCTGCGGCAACTTTGCCCGGGACGGTCGCCTGCGCCTGCCCCCTCTGGAAATGCTCAAGGGTCTGGGGATTCCCGATGCCGAGCCGCGGGTGGATCTGCCGGTCTTTGCCAATCACGTCGAGGTGGCGCAGATCGCCGCCGACATGGACACGGCCTTTGCCCGGGAAAAGCCCGCCGTCCCCGGTGCCCTGATCCATCTCCATGGCATGACCGCCTGGGGCCGAGATTTCGACGCCGCTCGACATCATCTCGAACTTTTCGAATACTGTTTTCGCTATCTATCATTGGCTCGCCTGCATGGCCTGGGAGGAGAATCATGA
- a CDS encoding ACT domain-containing protein produces the protein MSQALLTVIGEDRPGIVAAVTQALYAADCAIGDASMMRLGGYFTIMQVIDYQRDFGAVESALDPAVKRLNLRVHLDPIPSLPRQQDSANVRVTVYGADHPGIVASVTEKLASVGFNIIDLESERSGNPDRPIYVMVIQGSAPEGVEQVRAILEPLKTSQGIEITVHPIDTVLL, from the coding sequence ATGAGTCAAGCCCTACTGACGGTGATCGGAGAAGATCGACCGGGTATCGTTGCCGCCGTAACCCAAGCTCTCTACGCCGCCGACTGTGCCATTGGCGATGCCTCGATGATGCGCCTGGGTGGTTACTTCACCATCATGCAGGTAATCGATTACCAGCGCGACTTTGGTGCCGTCGAGTCGGCTCTCGATCCGGCGGTGAAACGTCTGAACCTGCGCGTCCACCTCGATCCCATTCCGAGCCTGCCGCGGCAGCAGGACTCCGCCAATGTCCGCGTCACTGTCTATGGGGCAGACCATCCCGGCATCGTCGCCAGCGTCACCGAAAAGCTGGCCAGTGTCGGCTTCAACATCATCGATCTCGAAAGCGAGCGCTCGGGTAACCCCGATCGCCCCATCTACGTGATGGTCATCCAGGGCTCGGCTCCCGAAGGTGTGGAGCAGGTGCGCGCCATACTCGAACCCCTGAAGACCAGCCAAGGCATCGAGATTACCGTCCACCCCATCGATACGGTGTTGCTCTGA
- a CDS encoding RuBisCO large subunit C-terminal-like domain-containing protein encodes MTAFLEVDYRFPAGANAERQAQALAVGQTAGSWDERHAHRETQLRGHLGEIRALQTLADGSSLATVAFPLANVDGGIGSLLTMIFGKYSLGATAKVWDLRLPEAYGLRPRFGLAGIREQVGAFDRPLFMAIFKPALGLTAEDHAAILAEVAWAGLDIIKDDEILPNLAAAPTLERWRACAPIVEARRDRLGRELLYAVNLSGDAASLQQLARQLVAEGANALLLNVLAYGFPVLEALAKDPEIAVPIFAHPALGGALAAAPEHGLRYAVLLGTLMAHAGADAVLYPAHYGSLPFPAAEEFAIRDALRQRGLAPVPSAGIQPGILPALLADYGKEVILNAGTGIMDHPDGAASGVRAFFEAWERVQAGESFALAAVPPGPLHSALAKWGTGNG; translated from the coding sequence ATGACCGCCTTCCTCGAAGTCGACTATCGTTTTCCGGCCGGCGCCAACGCCGAGCGGCAGGCGCAGGCGCTGGCGGTGGGGCAGACGGCGGGCTCCTGGGATGAGCGCCATGCCCATCGCGAGACGCAGCTGCGCGGGCACCTAGGGGAGATCCGTGCCCTGCAGACCCTGGCAGACGGGAGCAGCCTGGCCACTGTCGCCTTTCCCCTGGCCAATGTAGATGGCGGGATCGGCAGCCTGCTGACGATGATCTTTGGCAAGTACTCCCTTGGTGCCACGGCCAAGGTCTGGGATCTGCGCTTGCCCGAGGCATACGGCTTGCGGCCTCGCTTCGGGCTGGCAGGCATCCGCGAGCAGGTGGGGGCTTTCGATCGTCCCCTCTTCATGGCGATTTTCAAACCCGCTTTGGGGCTTACGGCCGAGGATCATGCGGCGATCCTTGCCGAGGTGGCTTGGGCAGGGCTCGACATCATCAAAGATGACGAAATCCTTCCCAATCTGGCTGCTGCCCCGACCCTGGAGCGCTGGCGGGCCTGCGCCCCCATCGTCGAGGCGCGGCGTGATCGGCTTGGACGCGAGCTGCTCTATGCCGTCAATCTCTCCGGCGATGCCGCCAGCCTGCAGCAATTGGCGCGGCAGCTTGTGGCGGAGGGAGCCAATGCCCTGCTCCTCAACGTCCTCGCCTACGGCTTTCCCGTGCTCGAGGCCTTGGCCAAGGACCCGGAAATCGCCGTCCCGATCTTCGCCCATCCGGCCCTGGGGGGTGCGCTGGCGGCAGCCCCGGAGCACGGTCTGCGCTATGCCGTCCTGCTCGGTACCCTCATGGCCCATGCCGGGGCCGATGCCGTACTCTATCCGGCCCACTATGGCAGTCTGCCTTTCCCGGCGGCGGAGGAGTTCGCCATCCGCGATGCGCTGCGGCAGCGGGGACTGGCGCCGGTGCCTTCGGCGGGAATTCAGCCGGGTATTCTGCCGGCCCTGCTCGCGGACTATGGCAAGGAGGTCATCCTCAATGCTGGCACCGGCATCATGGATCATCCCGACGGCGCGGCAAGCGGAGTGCGTGCCTTCTTCGAGGCCTGGGAGCGGGTGCAGGCGGGAGAGTCTTTCGCCCTCGCTGCCGTCCCTCCTGGCCCCTTGCATTCCGCCTTGGCCAAGTGGGGGACGGGTAATGGCTGA
- a CDS encoding carbonic anhydrase, with protein MPRNNESEKKNALTRRNFLQSVAVISAGAALPQVALAESAQKITTAPKPINIDSPDAALAALLEGNRRFISGQMNSCSVPIGPLLEETVNEQQPFAAVLSCADSRVPVETIFDQELGRIFVARVAGNIATPEMIASLEYGVAVLGTKLIMVIGHSSCGAVKAAMLNKDAPGQITSLYEYIRPAIHAGGHNLSASIHDNAKIQAKLLAKASPVLSQAISEGKLRIVPAYYSLATGEVTVLKD; from the coding sequence ATGCCACGCAATAACGAATCAGAGAAGAAAAATGCCCTTACACGCCGCAACTTTTTGCAGTCCGTTGCCGTGATTTCCGCGGGAGCCGCTCTCCCGCAAGTGGCATTGGCCGAGTCTGCACAAAAAATCACCACGGCACCGAAGCCGATAAACATCGATTCTCCCGACGCCGCCCTTGCCGCTCTCCTCGAGGGCAACCGCCGCTTCATATCCGGACAGATGAATTCGTGCAGCGTGCCCATTGGTCCCTTGTTGGAAGAGACGGTAAATGAGCAGCAGCCATTTGCTGCCGTGCTCTCTTGCGCAGATTCCCGCGTACCGGTAGAGACAATTTTTGATCAGGAACTGGGGCGCATCTTTGTTGCCCGTGTAGCCGGCAATATCGCCACCCCGGAGATGATCGCCAGCCTGGAATATGGTGTTGCGGTATTGGGCACCAAACTGATCATGGTCATTGGCCACAGCAGCTGCGGCGCGGTGAAAGCGGCCATGCTCAATAAGGATGCCCCGGGACAGATCACCTCTCTGTACGAGTACATCCGACCTGCCATTCATGCCGGTGGGCACAATTTGAGTGCTTCCATCCATGACAACGCTAAAATCCAAGCCAAGCTCCTGGCGAAGGCCTCACCGGTGCTGTCACAGGCCATCAGCGAGGGAAAACTGCGGATCGTTCCCGCCTACTACAGCCTTGCCACAGGCGAGGTAACCGTCCTCAAGGATTGA
- a CDS encoding DUF3034 family protein — MVLAASPLVASAAIGQACLWGMGRLLGTGAVTAVDGAAGGGINPWAVISGYGTNQQIGATAFYSHVLLNNYNMDAYGASVGLFDRIEISYARQSFSLGNTGTALDQAINGFAYGLHGVSPSAEELNAPASQTLGLSGPAFFGNNYQLNQDIVGLKVRLFGNIVYDQNWWEPQVSVGVDYHHSEMPKNLAATLGVTRNAMSYYLSATKVWLDGIFGLTTLADVNIQVTNANQQGLLGFGGVNGMGYKVLPAASVGVFLNRHVVLGGEYRAMPQNQLIAGSGPLAPLGDAVSKTSAWKDVYVAWFPYKQLSLTAAYVDLGTIATEKNQSGLYLSLTTSF, encoded by the coding sequence ATGGTACTGGCTGCTAGCCCCTTGGTTGCTTCCGCTGCCATCGGTCAGGCCTGTCTTTGGGGAATGGGTCGTCTCTTGGGCACAGGTGCGGTAACTGCCGTAGATGGTGCTGCTGGCGGCGGTATCAATCCTTGGGCAGTCATTTCTGGTTATGGTACCAACCAGCAGATTGGTGCAACAGCCTTCTATTCCCACGTTCTGCTCAATAATTACAACATGGACGCCTATGGCGCGTCCGTTGGGCTATTCGACCGAATTGAGATTTCCTACGCTCGCCAAAGCTTCAGCCTCGGCAATACGGGGACTGCATTGGACCAAGCGATCAATGGGTTTGCCTATGGGCTGCACGGTGTTTCTCCATCTGCCGAGGAATTGAATGCTCCCGCTTCACAGACGTTGGGGTTATCTGGACCAGCTTTTTTTGGAAACAATTACCAGCTGAACCAAGATATCGTAGGACTCAAGGTGCGGTTATTTGGTAACATCGTGTATGACCAAAATTGGTGGGAGCCACAGGTCTCTGTCGGTGTGGACTATCACCATAGCGAAATGCCGAAAAACCTCGCCGCTACTCTGGGTGTGACCCGGAATGCCATGAGTTATTACCTGTCTGCGACCAAAGTATGGCTGGACGGGATTTTTGGCCTCACTACTCTGGCGGATGTGAATATTCAGGTGACCAATGCGAATCAGCAAGGTCTACTTGGTTTTGGTGGGGTGAACGGCATGGGCTATAAGGTTCTGCCAGCCGCATCTGTTGGGGTATTCCTGAACCGACATGTGGTGCTGGGAGGAGAATATCGGGCGATGCCGCAAAATCAGCTCATCGCGGGCTCGGGACCATTGGCTCCGTTGGGAGATGCGGTGAGTAAAACCAGCGCCTGGAAGGATGTCTACGTAGCTTGGTTCCCGTACAAGCAGCTGTCCTTGACTGCCGCCTATGTGGATCTGGGCACGATCGCTACGGAAAAAAATCAGAGCGGTCTCTATCTTTCCCTGACTACCAGCTTCTAA
- a CDS encoding DsrE/DsrF/DrsH-like family protein, producing the protein MAGMFIICLNGDREHLQFAAMAASVAAVSGTDVQVFLSMNAFPHFIKGHSKQAPVSGVLGKKMEEHKVPEFFNIFEQAVELGDAKIWACSMAMDVMGVKEDELEPIVAGAMGLTKFFSDAEGGQILTF; encoded by the coding sequence ATGGCAGGCATGTTCATTATTTGTCTCAACGGCGACCGCGAGCATTTGCAGTTCGCGGCCATGGCAGCGTCGGTAGCGGCGGTTTCTGGAACGGACGTTCAGGTGTTTCTTTCCATGAATGCGTTTCCCCATTTCATCAAGGGGCACAGCAAGCAGGCGCCGGTTAGCGGTGTCCTTGGCAAAAAAATGGAAGAGCACAAGGTACCGGAGTTCTTCAATATCTTTGAGCAGGCGGTGGAATTGGGTGATGCCAAGATCTGGGCCTGCTCCATGGCCATGGATGTGATGGGGGTGAAAGAGGATGAACTCGAGCCCATCGTCGCCGGCGCCATGGGACTGACCAAGTTTTTTAGTGATGCCGAAGGCGGTCAGATCCTGACCTTCTGA
- a CDS encoding putative toxin-antitoxin system toxin component, PIN family, which produces MKTIRAVIDTSVLVAASRSHLGASFRVLREIRAGTCVPLLSVPLLLEYEAVLKRPEHLAASCRTLQLTDAFLDALCLLAEPVHLHYLWRPQLRDPGDEMVLETALNGRADALVTLNGKDFVAASRFGMPVIGPGDLLAQLRKEK; this is translated from the coding sequence ATGAAAACTATCCGGGCGGTGATAGACACCAGCGTGCTGGTTGCGGCATCGCGCAGCCATCTTGGGGCGTCTTTCCGGGTATTACGCGAGATACGAGCCGGAACTTGCGTGCCTTTGCTTTCGGTTCCGCTCTTATTGGAGTACGAGGCGGTGCTGAAGCGACCGGAGCATCTGGCGGCCAGCTGCCGAACTCTCCAGCTTACTGACGCCTTTCTGGACGCGCTCTGCTTGCTGGCAGAGCCAGTTCACTTACACTATCTCTGGCGCCCACAATTGCGTGATCCAGGAGATGAAATGGTCCTCGAAACTGCTCTGAATGGTCGCGCGGATGCTCTGGTGACCCTGAATGGCAAGGACTTTGTGGCCGCCAGCCGATTTGGGATGCCAGTGATTGGCCCAGGAGACTTGTTGGCGCAACTGCGCAAGGAGAAGTGA
- a CDS encoding FAD/NAD(P)-binding oxidoreductase produces the protein MRILVVGGGMGGTIFANHLARRIHHEMKTGKARITMLSASHEHVYQPGWLYVAMGRATPDELVREQQSLLEPGIEFHVDPVEEFHLAHNHVKCKSGKVHEYDLIVISTGSRPMPENIPGLKENSVNCYTAENAVEYYKQLSEFKGGRIVVTVGLPHKCPMIPLEVTFAMYDFIKDRGLLDKTEFYYTYPIGRVHSLENVAKWAAPEFDAKGIKYETLFNMKEVDGKNAKVISEEGSEVAYDLLVAVPPHKGQEVIEKNGLGENGWIPTNRHSLHMEGEHGKNVIVLGDTTNLPISKAGSTAHFEAETAAENVAAVVKMGRPVKSYDGKVFCFIEAGKDRATYAMFNYQNPPQPKAPTGAVHAFKMAYNKLYWATARGLL, from the coding sequence ATGAGAATTCTGGTCGTAGGTGGCGGTATGGGGGGTACGATCTTCGCCAATCATCTGGCGCGGCGTATCCATCACGAAATGAAGACGGGCAAGGCGCGCATCACCATGCTCTCTGCCAGTCACGAGCATGTCTATCAGCCGGGCTGGCTCTATGTGGCCATGGGCCGGGCAACCCCTGATGAGTTGGTCCGGGAGCAGCAGAGCCTGCTCGAACCCGGCATCGAGTTTCATGTCGATCCGGTGGAGGAGTTCCACCTCGCGCACAACCACGTCAAGTGCAAGAGCGGCAAGGTGCACGAGTATGACCTCATCGTCATCTCCACGGGTTCCCGTCCCATGCCCGAGAATATCCCTGGGCTCAAGGAAAACTCTGTCAACTGCTACACGGCAGAAAATGCCGTGGAGTACTACAAGCAGCTCTCGGAGTTCAAGGGCGGGCGCATCGTGGTCACCGTGGGCCTGCCTCACAAGTGCCCGATGATTCCCCTGGAGGTCACTTTTGCCATGTATGACTTCATTAAGGATCGCGGTCTGCTCGACAAGACCGAGTTCTACTACACCTACCCCATCGGTCGGGTGCATAGCCTGGAGAATGTGGCCAAGTGGGCCGCGCCGGAGTTCGACGCCAAGGGCATCAAATACGAGACTCTCTTCAACATGAAGGAAGTCGACGGCAAGAACGCCAAGGTAATCAGCGAGGAAGGTAGCGAAGTGGCCTATGACCTCCTGGTGGCGGTGCCCCCGCACAAGGGCCAGGAAGTCATCGAGAAGAATGGCCTCGGCGAAAATGGCTGGATCCCGACCAATCGCCACTCCCTGCACATGGAAGGCGAGCATGGCAAGAACGTCATCGTCCTCGGCGATACCACCAACCTGCCCATTTCCAAGGCTGGCTCCACGGCGCATTTCGAGGCCGAGACCGCAGCCGAGAACGTGGCGGCGGTGGTGAAGATGGGGCGTCCAGTGAAGAGCTACGACGGCAAGGTCTTCTGCTTCATCGAAGCGGGCAAGGACCGCGCCACCTATGCCATGTTCAATTACCAGAATCCGCCGCAGCCCAAGGCCCCCACGGGTGCGGTCCATGCCTTCAAGATGGCCTACAACAAGCTCTATTGGGCGACCGCGCGCGGCTTGCTCTGA
- a CDS encoding sulfurtransferase TusA family protein codes for MAERTVDARGSFCPGPLMELIANMKSMQVGDTLELLSTDAGSAKDVPEWVHKVGHEMVDTNQDSEGTFHIRVRKAK; via the coding sequence ATGGCAGAACGTACGGTCGATGCCCGCGGTAGCTTTTGCCCGGGCCCGTTGATGGAACTCATCGCCAACATGAAAAGCATGCAGGTGGGTGACACCCTGGAGTTGCTCTCCACGGACGCAGGTTCCGCCAAAGATGTGCCCGAGTGGGTGCACAAGGTGGGACATGAAATGGTGGATACCAATCAAGACAGTGAAGGAACCTTCCACATCCGGGTGCGGAAGGCCAAGTAA
- the def gene encoding peptide deformylase — MAVLPILTYPDPRLGRVAEPVENFDEELRQFVADLTETMYAGPGGVGIAAPQVDRLQRIVIVDVRPKLGDNCHGLMVLINPELIAWEGMAVGREGCMSVPDFTGNVIRAERIQVQAQDAEGRDRFYECEGFEARAVQHEMDHFDGLLFLDRLVSRKTDLFRRKQYQPKKK; from the coding sequence ATGGCGGTGTTGCCGATTCTCACCTACCCCGACCCACGCCTGGGGCGTGTTGCCGAGCCGGTAGAGAACTTTGACGAAGAGTTGCGACAGTTCGTTGCCGATCTGACCGAAACCATGTACGCCGGCCCCGGTGGGGTGGGGATTGCCGCGCCCCAGGTGGACCGTTTGCAGCGTATCGTCATTGTCGATGTACGCCCCAAGCTTGGAGACAATTGCCACGGCCTAATGGTGCTCATCAATCCCGAACTGATCGCTTGGGAGGGCATGGCGGTGGGGCGCGAAGGCTGCATGTCGGTGCCGGATTTCACCGGCAACGTCATCCGCGCCGAGCGCATCCAGGTACAAGCCCAGGATGCCGAGGGTCGCGACCGCTTCTACGAATGCGAGGGCTTCGAGGCGCGGGCGGTGCAGCACGAAATGGACCACTTCGATGGTTTGCTCTTTCTCGACCGTTTGGTTTCCCGCAAGACCGATCTCTTCCGCCGCAAGCAATATCAGCCCAAGAAAAAGTAA
- a CDS encoding haloacid dehalogenase-like hydrolase, whose amino-acid sequence MAERLIFCDFDGTILVEEIFRDLIREFAPAVSERILPEILALRVSLRDGLTEILASIPSARWPEMESFVVEHSHLRAGFVDFLDALPRLGWELLVVTGGFTRMAELVLAPLRERIRAIHGLEVDLSGSTLRVFSPWQDAEELVVKKAIYAHYAPDEAICIGDSVTDLRLARDCPRVFARNGLIDYLAAEGRAYTRFEDFGDVLRALEGEK is encoded by the coding sequence ATGGCTGAGCGCCTGATTTTCTGCGACTTTGACGGCACCATCCTGGTCGAGGAGATCTTTCGTGACCTGATACGGGAGTTTGCGCCTGCAGTCAGCGAGCGCATCCTGCCGGAGATCCTAGCCCTGCGGGTGAGTCTGCGCGATGGACTCACGGAGATCCTCGCGAGCATTCCGAGTGCGCGCTGGCCAGAGATGGAATCCTTCGTTGTCGAACACAGCCATCTGCGCGCCGGCTTTGTCGACTTTCTCGACGCTCTACCGAGGCTGGGCTGGGAGCTTTTGGTGGTGACCGGGGGGTTCACCCGCATGGCAGAGCTGGTGCTTGCCCCCCTGCGCGAGAGGATTCGCGCCATCCACGGCCTGGAGGTGGATCTTTCCGGCTCCACCCTGCGGGTCTTCTCGCCCTGGCAGGATGCCGAGGAACTCGTCGTCAAGAAGGCCATCTATGCCCACTATGCGCCGGACGAGGCCATCTGCATTGGCGATTCGGTAACCGACCTGCGCCTGGCGCGGGACTGTCCGCGCGTCTTTGCCCGTAATGGCCTGATCGATTACTTGGCGGCAGAGGGGCGCGCCTACACCCGCTTCGAGGATTTTGGGGATGTCTTGCGTGCCTTGGAGGGCGAGAAATGA
- a CDS encoding linear amide C-N hydrolase — MRAPRSFSLIFGLALVGLAANAQACTRVVYHGEDGLNITGRTMDWRDPMNTRLWLFPAGLKENGGAGDNSAAWTSRYGSVVVTSLNAAVSDGMNQKGLVANMLWLNASKYPDQCAANEKRLAISAWAQYFLDNFATVQEAIASLKTHPVCLISAPIPGTDRFTTLHLSLSDASGNSAILEYIHGKLVIHEGRQYQVMTNDPEYPQQMAVAKYWEQIGGTRFLPGTNQAPDRFARAEFYIHAIPKTASNRTGVAQVLSVLNNVSVPMGISTPGHPNISTTRWRVVADQRNLHYYYNSTSSMDLFWVNLNKADLKPGAPVRTLPMGAGQTYSGDVVDKFVPTKPFHFVPVPPEVLAAYR, encoded by the coding sequence ATGCGCGCACCTCGTTCTTTCTCCCTGATTTTTGGTCTCGCCCTAGTCGGGCTCGCCGCCAATGCCCAGGCCTGCACCCGCGTCGTCTACCACGGCGAGGACGGGCTGAACATCACTGGCCGCACCATGGACTGGCGCGATCCTATGAATACACGCCTCTGGCTCTTTCCTGCCGGATTGAAGGAGAATGGCGGTGCCGGCGACAACTCCGCGGCCTGGACTTCGCGCTATGGCAGTGTGGTGGTGACGTCTCTCAATGCGGCGGTCAGCGATGGCATGAACCAAAAGGGACTGGTGGCCAATATGTTGTGGCTCAACGCCAGCAAATATCCCGACCAGTGCGCGGCAAATGAAAAACGGCTAGCAATCAGCGCCTGGGCCCAGTATTTTCTGGACAATTTTGCTACGGTGCAGGAAGCCATCGCTTCTCTAAAAACTCATCCGGTTTGTCTCATTTCCGCACCCATTCCGGGTACCGATCGCTTCACCACGCTGCATCTTTCCCTGTCTGACGCCAGCGGCAACAGCGCGATTCTGGAGTACATCCACGGCAAGTTGGTGATCCACGAAGGGCGCCAGTATCAGGTCATGACCAACGATCCCGAATATCCTCAGCAAATGGCCGTCGCTAAATACTGGGAACAAATTGGTGGTACACGTTTTCTACCCGGTACGAATCAGGCCCCGGACCGATTCGCCCGTGCCGAATTCTACATTCACGCCATTCCGAAAACCGCCAGTAACCGGACGGGTGTGGCCCAGGTATTGAGTGTGCTAAATAACGTCTCCGTACCCATGGGGATTTCGACACCAGGGCATCCCAATATCTCCACGACTCGCTGGCGCGTAGTGGCGGACCAAAGAAATCTCCATTACTACTACAACTCCACCTCTTCCATGGACCTTTTCTGGGTAAACCTGAACAAGGCCGACCTGAAGCCCGGCGCACCCGTGCGCACCTTGCCCATGGGCGCTGGACAAACCTATAGCGGCGATGTCGTCGATAAATTCGTCCCCACAAAACCCTTCCACTTTGTTCCCGTACCGCCGGAAGTACTGGCTGCCTACCGCTAA
- a CDS encoding group 1 truncated hemoglobin, whose protein sequence is MNSLLSKSLKGIIFGTGVAAFSVLGVSAATAQDYYADFGGKAGITALINTFVDNVANDPHINYYFAHTNIPALKYALVNQVCMAVGGPCKYTGPSMTDAHRGLQITTAAFNYLSQDMINAMDAHRIPISAQNYLLSILAPMEPQIVTANGPLG, encoded by the coding sequence ATGAACTCTTTGTTGTCGAAGTCCCTGAAGGGGATCATCTTTGGAACCGGGGTTGCCGCATTCTCCGTGTTGGGTGTGAGTGCTGCCACGGCGCAGGATTACTATGCGGATTTCGGGGGTAAGGCGGGGATCACGGCGCTGATCAACACCTTTGTCGACAATGTCGCTAATGACCCCCACATCAACTACTACTTTGCGCACACTAACATCCCGGCGCTGAAATACGCACTGGTGAATCAGGTTTGTATGGCGGTTGGCGGGCCCTGTAAATATACCGGTCCGAGCATGACGGATGCGCATCGAGGATTGCAGATCACCACGGCTGCGTTCAATTATTTATCGCAAGACATGATCAATGCCATGGATGCCCATCGCATCCCGATCAGTGCGCAGAACTATCTGTTGTCGATACTTGCCCCGATGGAACCACAGATCGTGACGGCCAATGGACCGTTGGGCTGA
- a CDS encoding GPR1/FUN34/YaaH family transporter: protein MEDDKTKDPITIGLFGFAVPLFIIGALFFHGLFPMVGLGTLLALCFGFGAAAMYVSGAMTYQMPNSYIATVMFTNGSFFLSFAIAALSGGLAVTMKSAPELLAVWFWLMALITLIFFLASLRANIGLVLLFGLLCAAFVLMAVGSAPIASMLFMVVAVIGFYLAAVHVINPVMGKAILPVGSLAPKKA, encoded by the coding sequence TTGGAGGATGATAAAACGAAAGATCCTATCACCATCGGACTATTTGGCTTTGCTGTTCCTCTTTTCATCATCGGCGCCCTGTTTTTTCATGGGCTGTTTCCTATGGTGGGGCTTGGAACCTTGCTTGCGCTCTGCTTTGGTTTTGGGGCTGCAGCAATGTATGTGTCCGGAGCCATGACCTATCAGATGCCTAACTCTTACATTGCCACGGTAATGTTCACTAATGGTTCCTTCTTTCTGAGCTTCGCCATTGCCGCGCTGTCTGGCGGACTGGCGGTGACGATGAAGTCTGCGCCGGAGCTCCTCGCCGTTTGGTTCTGGCTCATGGCATTGATTACCCTGATTTTCTTTCTGGCGTCCCTGCGTGCCAATATCGGCCTGGTCCTGCTTTTCGGGCTACTCTGTGCCGCATTCGTATTGATGGCCGTGGGCAGCGCTCCAATCGCGTCGATGCTTTTCATGGTCGTTGCGGTCATTGGCTTCTATTTGGCAGCAGTGCATGTCATCAACCCCGTGATGGGGAAAGCGATACTTCCCGTAGGCAGCCTTGCTCCCAAGAAAGCCTGA
- the nfsA gene encoding oxygen-insensitive NADPH nitroreductase, giving the protein MTDVFQLLQSHRSIRRFRAEPLPAGLLEEIVRCGQQAASSSNLQAYRILRITDTALRAQLAELAGQQEYVRLAPEFLVFCADLRRAQGVCDRLGPPFVPGMTEHFLIATTDATLCAQNCVVAAESQGLGACYIGAVRNHPAEISELLRLPEQVYPIFGLCLGYPDQDVEVKPRLPLAAVLQENRYDDGHDAEYIAQYDAAMHEYYASRSAHRKDSSWSQEVAALAGREARPHMQGFLQGRGFLKR; this is encoded by the coding sequence ATGACCGACGTTTTCCAGCTGCTGCAATCCCACCGTTCCATCCGCCGTTTTCGCGCCGAACCTTTGCCGGCGGGGCTCTTGGAAGAGATCGTGCGCTGTGGGCAGCAGGCGGCGAGCTCCAGCAATCTCCAGGCCTACCGCATTCTGCGCATCACCGATACCGCCCTGCGCGCGCAACTGGCAGAGCTTGCTGGCCAGCAGGAATATGTGCGTCTGGCGCCGGAGTTTCTGGTGTTTTGTGCCGACTTGCGGCGTGCGCAGGGGGTTTGCGATCGCCTCGGGCCGCCCTTCGTGCCCGGCATGACGGAGCATTTTCTAATCGCGACCACCGATGCCACGCTCTGCGCGCAAAACTGCGTGGTCGCCGCAGAGTCCCAGGGCCTGGGTGCCTGCTACATCGGTGCTGTCCGCAACCATCCTGCCGAAATCAGCGAACTGCTCCGCCTACCGGAGCAGGTCTATCCCATCTTTGGGCTCTGTCTCGGCTATCCAGACCAGGACGTCGAGGTGAAGCCCCGCCTGCCGCTGGCCGCCGTTCTACAGGAAAACCGCTACGACGACGGTCACGATGCCGAATATATCGCCCAATATGATGCCGCCATGCATGAGTACTACGCCTCACGCTCGGCGCATCGCAAGGACAGTAGCTGGAGTCAGGAAGTGGCTGCCCTTGCCGGTCGCGAGGCACGACCACACATGCAGGGCTTTTTGCAGGGACGGGGTTTCCTGAAACGCTGA